The Helicobacter mustelae genome has a segment encoding these proteins:
- the rplB gene encoding 50S ribosomal protein L2, which yields MAIKTYKPYTPSRRFMSGLSSSDITARPSVRKLLIKLPVAAGRNNNGRITSRHKEGGAKKLYRIIDFKRNKHNIEGKVLAIEYDPYRNCRIALIGYPDGDKRYILQPSGLGVGDVVIAAEAGLDIKTGFAMKLKSIPVGTIVHNIEMHPGAGGQLARSAGASAQIMGREGKYTIIRMPSGEMRYILGECMATIGVVGNEDFINISIGKAGRNRHRGIRPQTRGSAMNPVDHPHGGGEGKTGSSGHPVSPWGTPAKGYKTRKKKASDRLIISRKKK from the coding sequence ATGGCAATTAAAACATACAAACCTTACACGCCCAGTAGAAGATTTATGTCAGGGCTTAGTTCCAGTGATATTACCGCAAGGCCTAGTGTGAGAAAATTATTGATTAAACTTCCTGTAGCAGCAGGCAGAAATAATAATGGCCGCATTACAAGCAGACATAAAGAAGGTGGCGCAAAAAAACTTTATAGGATTATTGATTTTAAGCGCAATAAACATAATATCGAAGGGAAGGTATTGGCAATTGAATATGATCCCTATAGAAATTGTAGAATCGCATTAATCGGATATCCAGATGGGGACAAAAGATATATCCTCCAGCCAAGTGGATTGGGAGTTGGGGATGTGGTGATCGCAGCAGAAGCGGGATTGGATATTAAGACAGGCTTTGCAATGAAGCTTAAAAGCATCCCTGTGGGAACCATTGTGCATAATATTGAAATGCATCCTGGTGCCGGTGGGCAGCTTGCAAGAAGTGCAGGCGCTAGTGCTCAAATCATGGGTAGAGAGGGGAAATACACCATCATTAGAATGCCAAGCGGTGAAATGCGCTACATCCTTGGGGAGTGCATGGCAACTATTGGCGTAGTAGGTAATGAGGATTTTATCAATATCAGCATTGGAAAAGCAGGTAGAAATCGACACAGAGGCATCCGACCTCAGACAAGAGGCAGTGCGATGAACCCAGTGGATCACCCACATGGTGGTGGTGAGGGTAAAACAGGTTCTAGTGGGCATCCCGTTTCACCCTGGGGAACTCCGGCTAAGGGTTATAAAACCAGAAAGAAAAAAGCTAGCGATAGATTAATTATCTCAAGAAAGAAAAAGTAA
- a CDS encoding 50S ribosomal protein L23, with product MADITDIQSILYTEKSLALQESGVLVVQTSSKMTKNQLKQIFKDYFGFVPLRINSLKQEGKVKRFRGRIGQRSSFKKFYVKVPEGAKIDSLAG from the coding sequence ATGGCAGATATAACAGATATTCAATCAATCCTTTATACTGAAAAATCTTTGGCGCTCCAAGAGAGTGGTGTGCTTGTGGTGCAAACCTCTAGCAAAATGACAAAAAATCAACTCAAACAAATTTTTAAAGATTATTTTGGTTTTGTGCCTCTTAGAATTAATTCTCTTAAGCAAGAAGGTAAGGTAAAAAGATTTAGAGGAAGAATTGGGCAAAGAAGTTCATTCAAGAAATTTTATGTAAAAGTCCCAGAGGGTGCGAAGATTGATTCGCTCGCAGGTTAA
- the rplD gene encoding 50S ribosomal protein L4 produces MSKAIVLDKQLKKNSEIDLPQSYSEIKEHNLYLYVKSYLASLRNNSAKAKNRGEVSGGGKKPWSQKGGGRARAGSITSPVFVGGGVSHGPSNNRNYHLKINKKQKRLALEFALHQKAEMGKLYVVDSIEIASGKTKDAYKMFQEINERSTLFVTQLSNENTFLAFRNLKNCYLADANELNAYLVAAFRSVVIEKTVFEEIIQATK; encoded by the coding sequence ATGAGTAAGGCAATAGTATTGGATAAACAATTGAAAAAAAATAGCGAAATTGATTTGCCACAAAGCTACAGCGAGATCAAAGAACATAATCTTTATCTTTATGTAAAATCTTATTTGGCCTCTTTGCGCAATAACAGTGCAAAGGCAAAAAATCGCGGCGAAGTGAGCGGAGGTGGTAAAAAGCCTTGGAGTCAAAAAGGTGGTGGTAGAGCGAGGGCTGGTAGCATCACTTCTCCTGTGTTTGTTGGCGGGGGTGTTTCTCATGGTCCTAGCAATAATAGGAATTATCATCTAAAAATCAATAAAAAGCAAAAAAGATTGGCATTGGAATTTGCGTTGCATCAAAAAGCAGAAATGGGGAAACTCTATGTGGTGGATTCCATTGAGATCGCAAGCGGAAAGACAAAAGATGCCTATAAAATGTTCCAAGAGATCAATGAGAGAAGCACATTATTTGTGACACAACTCAGCAATGAAAATACATTTTTGGCTTTTAGAAATTTGAAAAATTGCTACTTGGCAGATGCAAATGAATTAAACGCATACTTAGTTGCTGCATTCCGATCGGTGGTGATTGAGAAAACAGTTTTTGAAGAAATCATTCAGGCAACAAAGTAA
- the rplC gene encoding 50S ribosomal protein L3 produces MEFLVEKIGMSRTIDTKSIAVTLLRVIDAKVCEIYENKKALIAYAKGKASNKAIAGQQKKYNLSKEFNRFATLQVGNAEVGDLDKSALENAQRLKVTFKTKGRGFSGAMKRWNFQGGPAAHGSRFHRRLGSIGNREWPGRVQPGKKMAGHYGNETVTAQNEVVSFDKESNILVLKGSVAGFSGAYGKIQIIK; encoded by the coding sequence ATGGAATTTTTAGTAGAAAAAATTGGAATGAGTAGAACCATTGATACAAAAAGCATCGCAGTTACTTTGCTAAGAGTCATTGATGCAAAGGTATGTGAAATCTATGAAAACAAAAAAGCATTGATTGCATATGCAAAGGGAAAGGCCAGTAATAAAGCAATTGCGGGCCAGCAAAAAAAATACAACCTTAGCAAAGAGTTTAATCGTTTTGCGACATTGCAGGTTGGCAATGCGGAAGTGGGTGATTTGGATAAGAGTGCATTGGAAAATGCCCAAAGACTAAAGGTCACCTTCAAAACCAAGGGAAGAGGCTTTAGCGGTGCGATGAAACGCTGGAATTTCCAGGGTGGTCCTGCTGCACATGGAAGTAGGTTCCACAGGAGATTGGGTTCTATTGGTAATAGGGAATGGCCAGGAAGGGTGCAGCCTGGTAAGAAGATGGCAGGTCATTATGGGAATGAGACTGTGACTGCGCAAAATGAAGTGGTTTCTTTTGATAAAGAAAGCAATATTTTGGTATTGAAGGGATCGGTAGCGGGTTTCTCTGGAGCTTATGGAAAGATCCAAATTATAAAGTAA
- the rpsJ gene encoding 30S ribosomal protein S10, whose protein sequence is MEKIRLKLKAYDHRVLDRSVVSIIEAVKRTGSDIKGPIPLPTKNRRYTVLRSPHINKDSREQFEIRVHSRIIDIMSATPDTVDSLMKLDLAPEVDVEVTQMGK, encoded by the coding sequence ATGGAAAAAATTAGACTTAAGTTGAAAGCTTATGATCACAGAGTTTTGGATCGATCGGTTGTTTCTATCATTGAGGCTGTTAAGAGAACGGGTTCTGATATCAAGGGGCCAATTCCCCTGCCAACAAAGAACCGAAGATATACGGTTTTGCGTTCTCCTCATATCAACAAAGATTCAAGAGAGCAGTTTGAGATCCGAGTCCACAGCAGAATCATTGACATTATGTCAGCTACTCCTGATACCGTAGATAGTTTGATGAAGCTTGATTTGGCTCCGGAAGTTGATGTTGAAGTAACGCAAATGGGTAAGTGA
- a CDS encoding ATP-binding protein codes for MQELENILAEKLQNFEIFPRRFGIKPAKIHLYGPPRSGKTSLSLLIAKHSKHPIYIDCIDPRNDKEMLTSQVLKAFLEKRIDWLILDNYDFSLTLPNLPNILLITTPPIARLPQGFLSRVILPLNFAEYISISPKSTSLTQLFNSYLKNGNTPEMLFLPEFQKIQRRQEHLRLFFQEDYVFFLQLLSFQSQKITTHHLYTHMKKSIKISKDKAYRLLNTLEACHFLTLLPHINAPSLPKKLFFYDFALPYAFSKAPNFQAIFENMVFLELLNQTNAPIFYAQECHFLIENHAFFALPFPNQKDINKILQNNPKRQITIIAIHPQEHPHCKIIDFISFALRD; via the coding sequence ATGCAAGAGCTAGAAAACATCCTGGCAGAAAAACTCCAGAATTTTGAAATTTTCCCTAGAAGATTTGGCATAAAGCCTGCAAAAATCCATCTCTATGGGCCGCCAAGAAGCGGGAAAACCAGCCTTTCCCTCCTCATTGCAAAGCATTCCAAGCATCCCATTTACATCGACTGCATCGATCCTCGCAATGACAAAGAAATGCTCACCTCCCAGGTCCTAAAGGCCTTTTTGGAAAAGCGCATCGACTGGCTGATTTTGGATAATTATGACTTTTCCCTCACGCTGCCAAATCTCCCCAACATCCTCCTCATCACCACCCCTCCCATCGCCCGACTACCCCAGGGTTTCCTCTCTAGAGTAATTTTGCCTCTGAATTTTGCAGAATACATTAGCATCTCCCCAAAAAGCACATCCCTCACCCAACTCTTCAACTCTTATCTCAAAAATGGCAATACCCCAGAAATGCTCTTTTTGCCAGAATTTCAAAAAATCCAAAGACGCCAAGAACATCTGCGCCTCTTTTTCCAAGAAGACTATGTATTTTTTTTGCAACTCCTATCCTTCCAATCCCAAAAAATCACCACTCATCATCTCTACACTCATATGAAAAAATCCATCAAAATCTCCAAAGACAAGGCCTATAGACTGCTAAATACCCTAGAGGCATGCCATTTCCTCACCCTCCTGCCACACATCAATGCCCCCTCACTCCCCAAAAAACTTTTTTTCTATGATTTCGCCCTGCCCTATGCATTTTCCAAGGCTCCAAATTTCCAGGCAATCTTTGAAAACATGGTATTTTTGGAATTGCTAAACCAAACTAACGCTCCAATTTTTTATGCACAGGAATGTCATTTTTTGATAGAAAATCATGCGTTTTTCGCCCTGCCCTTCCCCAATCAAAAAGACATCAATAAAATCTTGCAAAACAATCCAAAAAGACAAATCACCATCATCGCCATCCACCCCCAAGAACACCCCCATTGCAAAATCATTGATTTTATCAGCTTTGCACTTAGAGACTAA
- a CDS encoding ribonuclease HII produces MKNKKAKNKIPHQGLFESKPSLFESAPNVFDAWQNAQELFVNAQENMLCGIDEAGRGSLCGSLFVSGVACTKDLAQMLQIQGIKDSKKTTKNTRKNLANLLIHTPGIHFCIIEKTAKEIDEKGLSCCMRECLQSIIKNLQSFTSHFIMDGNTTFGFHPPPPLYLKTLIKGDALLPQISAASVLAKYAKDCEMMHLDKIYPNYGFASHSGYGTSAHIAQIKALGPTKEHRRNFLKDLTNPMPKT; encoded by the coding sequence ATGAAAAATAAAAAAGCAAAAAATAAAATCCCGCACCAAGGGCTTTTTGAAAGCAAACCAAGCCTTTTTGAAAGCGCGCCAAATGTTTTTGATGCTTGGCAAAATGCACAAGAGCTTTTTGTGAATGCACAAGAGAACATGCTCTGTGGCATCGATGAAGCAGGAAGAGGCAGCCTTTGTGGGAGTTTGTTTGTAAGCGGGGTTGCCTGCACCAAAGATTTGGCACAGATGTTGCAAATTCAAGGCATCAAAGACAGCAAAAAGACCACCAAAAACACCCGCAAAAATCTTGCAAATCTTCTCATCCACACCCCTGGTATTCATTTTTGCATCATAGAAAAAACTGCAAAGGAGATTGATGAGAAGGGGCTAAGCTGCTGCATGAGAGAATGCCTACAAAGCATCATTAAGAATCTGCAAAGCTTTACTTCACACTTCATTATGGATGGCAATACGACCTTTGGATTCCATCCTCCCCCTCCCCTCTATCTCAAAACACTCATCAAAGGGGATGCTCTGCTTCCACAAATCTCTGCAGCCTCCGTCCTTGCAAAATACGCCAAGGATTGCGAAATGATGCATCTTGATAAAATCTATCCCAATTATGGCTTTGCCAGCCATTCTGGCTATGGCACAAGCGCACATATCGCTCAAATCAAAGCCCTGGGCCCCACAAAAGAGCATCGCAGGAATTTCCTAAAAGATCTCACAAACCCCATGCCTAAGACTTAA